DNA sequence from the Acipenser ruthenus chromosome 8, fAciRut3.2 maternal haplotype, whole genome shotgun sequence genome:
GGGAGTGAGTCGATCGGCTGTCCTAGTAGCTGCTTACCTGATGATCTTCCATCACATGACTATCATGGAGGCGCTTATGACTATCAGGAAGAAGCGCCCTATCAACCCGAATGAGGGCTTCCTGAAGCAGCTCCGGGAGCTGAACGAGACCCTCCTGGAAGAACGGACAGCTGATGACGACAGCGACACTCTCAGCCAGAGCTCAGTCATTGAGGCTAAAACCCACTCAATCATGGCAGAGGAAGAGGATTCAGGGAGCGTGATGGGAGCTAAAGTCCACTCGATCATGGTGGAGGAAGAAGACGACATGAGCACCATGAGCAGCGTCATGAGCTCAATCGCCAAGGCCAGCGTAGCTTCCAAAAGACCCACCCTCATTGACGAGGATGAGGAGGATGAGCTGTATGCAGAATGGCGAAAAAAGCAAGGCCTGCCCCCCAGCGAGCCACAAAGGCACGACAATGAAAGCAAGCTATCTAAGCTTCCTGaacaagaagaggaggaggatgtgGAGCAGATGATAAGGGAATGGCAGAGCAGAAATGAAAGATACCAGTCTGAGGACTGGTGGCAGTCTCAGCTCATGAGCGAAGATGAACAGTCCCTCCTTGGAGGAAAGGCGTTTTCCATCAGCGACCGGGGTGACTTGGAAAGCGTGAACAGCCTTGACATCCGCACCCTAAAGGAACGTCTGACAGCCAGTGGTATAGGCCGGGTCCGCAGTGATTCCATCTCCACTGAAGACAGCTCAGCAGACTTGTGGACCCAGAGACTGAGGGAGATCGAGGATCAAGCTGCAGCACGGTATGCTAGGGATGGCCAAAAGGGCAAGGATTCCTCTGAAAATGTGAGAAAGGAAAAAGACATTGATGAGGAAAGCCTCTTCTCACAAACAAGCTCTTTGTATAACTTTTGCAAAAAGAACAAAGATAAGCTCACCCCCCTGGAAAGGTGGAAGATCAAAAGGATCGAGTTTGGATGGAATAAAAAAGATGCAGAGTCTGCAGGAGGCAAAAAGACAGACGGCAGTGGAGAACAAGCAGAAGGAGAAGAAAACACACCAGTGGGTGAGGTCAATCTGTCAGCCTACCAGAATTGGAAGCTTAAACACCAGAAGAAACTGGGCACTGAAAACAAAGATGAAATTGTGGAGCTTGGCAAGGGTGAAGACACTGCTTCAGTCAAGAGGAAGCAAAGACGGGAAGAGATCTTAGAACGTTCCAGAAAGACCCTGGAGGAGAGCCAGTCCATGTGTGGATGGGAGACAGAGAGCTCATTGAGTGGGAGCATCCCACTATCTGCCCTCTGGCCCAACATGTCAGCCAAGAGTGTAAATGATGATACTGCTTCAATGTTAAGCATGCAAAGTAACAGATCGTCTGTTTCAAGAAGTACTCAAGGTCTGCCCCAAGCACCTATGATTCCTTTGCCAAATATTCAGGTAGGCAGTGATGACACCATTTCCTTAgcaagcattcagaactggattGCCAATGTAGTTACTGAGACCATAGTACAAAAGCAGAATGAGTTGTTGATGCAAGGTAGCATGCCTCCATCACGCAGTCCATCAGTTATGAGCATGGGCTCAAGAACAGGCACTGTTGGGAAAAACATAGATGATGATAAGGCATCTCTTCTGAGCATGCAGAGTGGGGTATCTTATGCAAGTTCTTTACTTCGTCAGAAGGATATGCAAAGCACTGACACCCAGTCGGTCATATCATGTGGCAGCTGGTCTGAAGGTTTTGGCTCCAAACAGAAGATCACACGTACCAGCAAGCCCCTCTACAGCCTGTTTGCAGATGATATTGACCTAAAGAAACTGGACACAAAGGAAAAAGAAATGAAATCTGAGATGAGAGGAAAAATGTTTGAgtacaagaaagaaaaaatcgcTGCAGACAACAAGCGCAGTACTTTGTTCAAGAAAAAGAAGGCTAAAGATGACAGTGAGGACGAGGACGACCTCACTGGAACATCTGGAAGATACTCCTATAAGAACCCTGATAAAGCTGATACTGCGTCCAGTATTTCAGGACGATATTCCAGCTTGGGCACAGATGGCTCAGACAGAATAAACAGCATTGACAAATGGCTCAGCGATGTGAAAGCTACCTCTTCTAAATCTTCAAATTCTACCACAAATGAAAGCTCTGATTCTAAGTTCACCAGGTCATCGTATCTCAAAGAGGATACTGCCGGATCATCGGACTACAAGTTCTCCAGACGCAGAATGGATCCCTCTGAAAAATCACAAAGCCCATACAGCAGTCATGAAGAGGGCTACAGGAGCAATTCAAGGTTCTCTGCTTCAGCTCACATGACTGACACAAAGACATACTCATCCAGAAGGTTTACTTCTGATGATCCAGACATCTACGGAAAAACAAGTCCGGAACCTTATGTCTACAGACAGTCAGCATCCGAAACTGAACCGTCATGTAACGGCATGTCTGAGACCCTGAACAGAAGAACACGGCCACTCCACTGCTCTGATGAAGTTTTAGAAGATCAAGACCACTCTGAATTTGGACCGAAAAGAAAATTCACCCAGAGTTTTTCACGgtcaaaagaaaatgaagaagAAGTAAAAAGAAGCAGCAGT
Encoded proteins:
- the LOC117406817 gene encoding serine/threonine/tyrosine-interacting-like protein 2 codes for the protein MALPRDSDREQVVPEEEDTADVRSVQARYLRSPSPSRFSVMSDTDTESIFMEPIHLSSAVAAKQIINEELKHKEVKVEAMPEQMMESAEQLLVEDLYNRVKDMMDDNSKFNTPCVLDIQRELTQDKLEAPKNPVDEVWPNVFIAEKSVAVNKARLKRLGITHILNAAHGTGVYTGPDFYTGLDIQYQGIEVDDFPDVDISKHFRPAAEFLDETLLTCRGKILVDSMMGVSRSAVLVAAYLMIFHHMTIMEALMTIRKKRPINPNEGFLKQLRELNETLLEERTADDDSDTLSQSSVIEAKTHSIMAEEEDSGSVMGAKVHSIMVEEEDDMSTMSSVMSSIAKASVASKRPTLIDEDEEDELYAEWRKKQGLPPSEPQRHDNESKLSKLPEQEEEEDVEQMIREWQSRNERYQSEDWWQSQLMSEDEQSLLGGKAFSISDRGDLESVNSLDIRTLKERLTASGIGRVRSDSISTEDSSADLWTQRLREIEDQAAARYARDGQKGKDSSENVRKEKDIDEESLFSQTSSLYNFCKKNKDKLTPLERWKIKRIEFGWNKKDAESAGGKKTDGSGEQAEGEENTPVGEVNLSAYQNWKLKHQKKLGTENKDEIVELGKGEDTASVKRKQRREEILERSRKTLEESQSMCGWETESSLSGSIPLSALWPNMSAKSVNDDTASMLSMQSNRSSVSRSTQGLPQAPMIPLPNIQVGSDDTISLASIQNWIANVVTETIVQKQNELLMQGSMPPSRSPSVMSMGSRTGTVGKNIDDDKASLLSMQSGVSYASSLLRQKDMQSTDTQSVISCGSWSEGFGSKQKITRTSKPLYSLFADDIDLKKLDTKEKEMKSEMRGKMFEYKKEKIAADNKRSTLFKKKKAKDDSEDEDDLTGTSGRYSYKNPDKADTASSISGRYSSLGTDGSDRINSIDKWLSDVKATSSKSSNSTTNESSDSKFTRSSYLKEDTAGSSDYKFSRRRMDPSEKSQSPYSSHEEGYRSNSRFSASAHMTDTKTYSSRRFTSDDPDIYGKTSPEPYVYRQSASETEPSCNGMSETLNRRTRPLHCSDEVLEDQDHSEFGPKRKFTQSFSRSKENEEEVKRSSSDEEDLSVTRRSRLRRRPKEEEELEGDNNDDDDDDDDDAIIAAWKSRQESRSRVQGRKEV